A genomic segment from uncultured Marinifilum sp. encodes:
- a CDS encoding C1 family peptidase gives MRKLLLVSGMLLALTGVLKAQNSGSVDAKTLNEIRSSFTIDASTKAIQNAITNTESIRELSLNREKIGKIDHFFKYRVDVSGITDQESSGRCWMFTSMNTIRPNVIEKFNLNAFDFSHNYNYFWDMFEKSNLFLENIIATANKDMDDREVVTYFKSPVNDGGVWNSFYNVAKKYGVVPAEIMPETKVSNKTREIGSLLNVKLRGEGYKLREMAAKKASAKQMESAKVEALKSVYRMLALSLGEPPVEFSWRFKDAEGKISESKKYTPLQFLEQVAPGFADVEMVMIMNDPTREYYKVYEIKNYRNVSEGINWTYLNLPNEDIKKFALASIKNNEAMYASCDVGKQHNRKAGIMDVNTYDYASLFGVEFDMDKKARILTRQSGSSHAMTLIGVDVDENEMPVKWEFENSWGSASGHNGYITFTDAWFDAYMFRLVINKKYLDEKAKKAFKSKAIMLPVWDYMF, from the coding sequence ATGAGAAAGTTATTATTGGTTTCTGGAATGCTGTTGGCATTAACAGGAGTTTTAAAAGCTCAAAATTCAGGATCGGTTGATGCTAAAACATTAAACGAAATTCGTTCAAGTTTTACAATAGATGCATCGACTAAGGCAATTCAAAATGCAATTACAAATACCGAGAGTATTAGAGAATTATCTCTTAATAGAGAAAAGATTGGTAAAATAGATCATTTCTTTAAGTATCGTGTGGATGTAAGTGGAATAACCGATCAGGAAAGCTCGGGCAGATGCTGGATGTTTACATCTATGAACACAATTCGTCCGAATGTAATTGAGAAGTTTAATTTGAATGCCTTCGATTTTTCTCACAACTATAACTATTTCTGGGATATGTTCGAGAAATCTAACCTTTTTCTAGAAAATATTATAGCGACTGCTAATAAGGATATGGATGACCGCGAAGTGGTTACCTATTTTAAATCGCCAGTGAATGATGGTGGTGTTTGGAACTCCTTTTATAATGTTGCTAAAAAATATGGTGTTGTTCCTGCCGAAATTATGCCTGAAACAAAGGTGAGTAATAAAACTCGTGAAATAGGAAGTCTTTTAAATGTAAAATTAAGAGGCGAAGGATACAAGCTTCGCGAAATGGCAGCTAAAAAAGCTTCTGCGAAACAAATGGAATCTGCTAAAGTTGAGGCCTTAAAATCAGTTTATAGAATGTTGGCCTTAAGCTTAGGTGAACCACCAGTAGAATTTTCATGGAGATTTAAAGATGCCGAAGGTAAGATTAGCGAAAGTAAAAAATATACTCCTTTGCAATTTTTAGAGCAAGTGGCTCCTGGATTTGCTGATGTTGAGATGGTAATGATCATGAACGATCCTACCCGCGAATATTATAAAGTATATGAAATTAAAAACTACAGAAATGTTTCGGAAGGAATTAACTGGACGTATTTAAATTTACCAAACGAGGATATCAAGAAATTTGCATTGGCTTCCATTAAAAATAATGAAGCAATGTATGCATCTTGCGATGTGGGAAAACAACACAATCGTAAAGCTGGTATTATGGATGTAAATACTTACGATTATGCTTCTTTATTTGGTGTTGAATTCGATATGGATAAAAAAGCAAGAATTTTAACGCGCCAGTCAGGTTCTTCTCATGCAATGACTCTTATTGGTGTTGATGTTGATGAAAATGAAATGCCTGTAAAATGGGAGTTTGAAAATTCATGGGGAAGTGCTTCTGGTCATAACGGTTACATAACTTTTACCGATGCTTGGTTTGATGCTTATATGTTTAGACTTGTTATTAACAAGAAATATTTAGATGAAAAAGCTAAAAAAGCATTTAAAAGCAAAGCAATTATGTTACCAGTTTGGGATTATATGTTCTAA
- a CDS encoding MalY/PatB family protein, which yields MKYNFDEIIKRKSSNSIKYDKLKEYFGKEDLLPFWVADTDFKVPTCISNAIIKRAKHEIYGYSFRGENCIKSVQNWLKTRHNWKIDKEWISSSPGVVTALSLLLMSLTEKGDKIAVQPPVYHPFFHVVNDTERTLVQNPLTRTKTGYEMDFDNLEELAKEGLQAIIISNPHNPVGRVWTKEELLKLGEIAKKYDFLIISDEIHQDLIYKTHKHIPISSLSDDLAQRTITCIAPSKTFNVAGLASSIIIIPNRKLKNTYEKLLNAMHLNSGNLFGHIAMQAGYEQGAEWLDQLMDYLQGNVEFVREYLKENIPEIKLSEPEATYLLWLDCRKLGLSSEKLNRLFIDTAEVALNKGTTFGKEGEGYMRLNIGCPKSVLKKGLEKIKKAVKNTEL from the coding sequence ATGAAATATAATTTCGACGAAATAATTAAACGTAAGAGTTCCAATTCGATAAAATACGACAAGCTTAAAGAATACTTCGGAAAAGAAGACTTACTTCCCTTTTGGGTTGCCGATACCGATTTTAAAGTTCCAACTTGCATTTCGAATGCAATTATTAAACGTGCCAAACATGAAATTTATGGATACTCGTTTAGAGGAGAAAACTGCATTAAAAGCGTTCAAAATTGGCTCAAAACCAGACACAACTGGAAAATAGATAAAGAATGGATTTCTTCTAGCCCTGGAGTCGTAACTGCACTTTCTTTACTTTTAATGAGCTTAACCGAAAAAGGAGATAAAATTGCTGTGCAACCTCCAGTTTACCATCCTTTTTTTCATGTAGTAAATGATACAGAACGCACTTTGGTTCAAAATCCTTTAACAAGAACAAAGACAGGATATGAAATGGACTTTGATAATCTGGAAGAGCTAGCAAAAGAAGGATTACAGGCTATAATCATTAGCAATCCACACAATCCTGTTGGAAGAGTTTGGACAAAAGAAGAGCTTTTAAAATTAGGCGAAATTGCAAAAAAATACGACTTTTTAATTATCTCAGATGAGATACATCAAGATTTAATTTACAAAACTCATAAGCATATTCCTATATCGTCACTTTCTGATGATCTTGCACAAAGAACAATTACCTGTATTGCACCATCGAAAACATTTAATGTTGCAGGTTTGGCCAGCTCCATAATTATTATTCCAAATCGAAAGCTAAAGAACACTTATGAAAAACTATTAAATGCCATGCATTTGAACTCTGGCAATTTGTTTGGACACATTGCCATGCAGGCAGGTTATGAACAGGGGGCTGAGTGGCTCGATCAACTAATGGACTATCTTCAAGGAAATGTTGAGTTTGTTAGAGAATATTTGAAAGAAAACATTCCAGAAATTAAATTGTCAGAACCAGAAGCCACCTATTTACTTTGGTTGGATTGCAGAAAACTGGGCTTATCTTCTGAAAAATTAAATCGTTTATTTATTGATACTGCTGAAGTAGCCTTAAACAAAGGAACAACTTTTGGGAAAGAAGGGGAAGGATACATGAGGTTGAACATAGGATGTCCTAAGTCTGTACTAAAAAAAGGATTGGAAAAAATTAAAAAAGCGGTTAAAAATACAGAACTGTAA
- a CDS encoding DNA starvation/stationary phase protection protein, with protein MTKVKENQAVVELSANEREIEQLQILLANYQLYYQNLRNFHWNVKGNSFFQLHTKFEELYTDASEQVDEIAERILTLNGQPLGNFSDYVAISSIAEANANCSGSEMVEQVIKAHNIIIEKVKDVIAIANENEDEGTLDMLPAYVSNLEKLNWMFKAFLK; from the coding sequence ATGACAAAAGTAAAAGAAAATCAGGCAGTAGTTGAATTATCAGCAAATGAAAGAGAAATAGAACAACTTCAAATTTTATTGGCAAATTACCAGTTGTATTATCAGAACCTAAGAAATTTTCACTGGAATGTAAAAGGAAATTCATTTTTTCAGTTGCATACAAAATTTGAAGAATTATATACCGATGCTAGCGAACAGGTAGATGAAATTGCAGAGCGTATTTTAACATTAAATGGACAACCTTTAGGCAACTTTTCTGATTATGTAGCTATTTCGAGTATTGCAGAAGCAAATGCAAACTGCTCGGGAAGCGAAATGGTTGAGCAAGTAATTAAGGCTCACAATATTATTATTGAGAAGGTAAAAGATGTAATTGCCATTGCCAACGAAAATGAAGACGAGGGTACCTTAGATATGTTACCAGCTTATGTGTCTAATTTGGAAAAATTAAATTGGATGTTTAAGGCATTTTTAAAATAA
- a CDS encoding zinc ABC transporter substrate-binding protein yields the protein MRLLNIIVLISTLLLFSCQSGNVDKKANQISVSILPQKYFIEKIAGKDFVVNVLIPPGASPATYEPTPLQMKSVAESFAYFKIGHIPFEYAWLDNLLEGASDIQLVDLSTGIELIYGPEIRHGDHFHKGGIDPHIWSSPKSVKTILKNIYVQLVKLKPENKAKYEANYKIFLSEIDELDKKAIELKAKSGNKAFMIFHPALSYLARDYDLEQISIEMDGKDPSPGQMKDLIVKAQKNHIEVVFIQKQFNKDNAEEIAKEIGARVEQIDPLNENWSNEMNRIIELLKAN from the coding sequence ATGCGTTTACTTAACATTATTGTTTTAATATCAACACTTTTACTCTTTTCTTGTCAATCTGGAAATGTCGATAAGAAAGCAAATCAAATATCAGTAAGTATACTTCCGCAAAAGTATTTTATAGAAAAAATTGCAGGTAAAGATTTTGTTGTAAATGTTCTAATTCCGCCGGGTGCCAGTCCAGCAACTTACGAACCTACCCCTTTGCAAATGAAAAGCGTTGCTGAATCGTTTGCTTATTTTAAAATTGGACATATACCTTTCGAATATGCCTGGTTAGATAATTTACTTGAGGGGGCTAGCGATATTCAACTTGTTGATCTTTCTACCGGAATTGAATTGATTTACGGGCCCGAAATTCGTCATGGTGATCATTTTCATAAAGGAGGAATCGATCCTCATATCTGGTCTTCACCAAAATCGGTAAAAACAATTCTGAAGAATATTTATGTGCAACTGGTGAAATTAAAACCAGAGAATAAGGCTAAGTATGAAGCTAATTATAAAATCTTTCTATCAGAAATAGATGAGCTTGATAAAAAAGCAATCGAGCTTAAAGCAAAAAGCGGAAATAAGGCATTTATGATTTTTCATCCGGCATTGTCATATTTAGCAAGAGATTATGATTTAGAACAGATCTCAATTGAAATGGATGGCAAAGATCCATCGCCTGGGCAAATGAAAGATTTGATTGTGAAAGCACAAAAGAACCACATAGAAGTGGTATTTATCCAGAAGCAATTTAATAAGGATAATGCCGAAGAAATAGCTAAAGAAATTGGTGCTAGAGTAGAACAAATAGATCCGTTGAACGAAAATTGGTCCAATGAAATGAACCGAATAATAGAATTATTAAAGGCAAACTAA
- a CDS encoding ABC transporter ATP-binding protein gives MNILLELKSVSVAYDDNVVLTDVDLIVKEKDFLGVIGPNGGGKTTLLKVILGSLKPLKGSIIQTAKKSCTIGYLPQVNRIDKKFPISVFDVVLSGLMSKKGVFARYNSADKKKASKLMEQMGISHLINKNIGGLSGGQLQRIFLCRAIISDPDLLILDEPDTYVDSKFEGELYEILDKLNRKMAIIVVSHDVGTICSHVKTIACVNKTLCYHDSNIISEEQLKAYDCPIDLLTHGVVPHRVLKQHN, from the coding sequence ATGAATATACTTTTAGAGTTAAAATCCGTTTCTGTAGCTTACGACGATAATGTGGTTTTAACAGACGTCGATCTAATTGTGAAAGAAAAGGATTTTTTAGGAGTAATTGGGCCTAACGGAGGAGGAAAAACTACTTTACTAAAAGTGATTTTGGGTTCTTTAAAACCATTAAAAGGTAGTATAATTCAGACTGCTAAAAAGTCTTGTACTATTGGTTATCTTCCTCAGGTAAACCGTATCGATAAGAAGTTTCCCATATCGGTTTTTGATGTTGTGCTTTCGGGGCTTATGTCGAAGAAAGGTGTTTTTGCAAGATATAATTCTGCAGACAAGAAAAAAGCCAGTAAATTAATGGAACAAATGGGAATTTCTCACCTAATAAATAAGAATATAGGTGGTTTGTCGGGAGGACAATTACAACGTATTTTTCTTTGTAGGGCAATTATTTCTGATCCTGATTTATTAATACTCGATGAGCCTGATACTTATGTTGATAGTAAGTTCGAGGGAGAATTGTATGAAATATTAGATAAACTCAATCGCAAAATGGCTATTATTGTTGTTTCTCACGATGTTGGAACCATTTGTTCTCATGTAAAAACAATTGCATGTGTAAACAAAACTCTTTGTTATCACGATTCAAATATTATTTCGGAAGAACAATTAAAAGCTTACGATTGCCCCATAGATCTTCTTACACATGGAGTGGTGCCTCACAGAGTTTTAAAGCAGCACAATTAA
- a CDS encoding DNA starvation/stationary phase protection protein, with protein MTKVKENQAVVELSANEREIEQLQILLANYQLYYQNLRNFHWNVKGNSFFQLHTKFEELYTDASEQVDEIAERILTLNGQPLGNFSDYVAISSIAEANANCSGSEMVEQVIKAHNIIIEKVKDVIAIANENEDEGTLDMLPAYVSNLEKLNWMFKAFLK; from the coding sequence ATGACAAAAGTAAAAGAAAATCAGGCAGTAGTTGAATTATCAGCAAATGAAAGAGAAATAGAACAACTTCAAATTTTATTGGCAAATTACCAGTTGTATTATCAGAACCTAAGAAATTTTCACTGGAATGTAAAAGGAAATTCATTTTTTCAGTTGCATACAAAATTTGAAGAATTATATACCGATGCCAGCGAACAGGTAGATGAAATTGCAGAGCGTATTTTAACATTAAATGGACAACCTTTAGGCAACTTTTCTGATTATGTAGCCATTTCGAGTATTGCAGAAGCAAATGCAAACTGCTCGGGAAGCGAAATGGTTGAGCAAGTAATTAAGGCTCACAATATTATTATTGAGAAGGTAAAAGATGTAATTGCCATTGCCAACGAAAATGAAGACGAGGGTACCTTAGATATGTTACCAGCTTATGTGTCTAATTTGGAAAAATTAAATTGGATGTTTAAGGCATTTTTAAAATAA
- a CDS encoding DMT family transporter — protein MYWKKPWFQLTILILLAFVWGSSFILMKIGLKSFSSEQAAGIRILLASLVLLPYSIKNLKFLQRKDIPGLLIAGFIGSFIPAFLFTKAQTQIDSALAGMLNSLTPLFTMLIGVLFFKTKFKWLQSAGLLVGLIGALGLISSGKELNTSNINNYALLIVLATTFYGININTIKAKLSHLSGVQITSLSFFFTGPAALIYLITTDFQPVFAVSNWPIHFLALAALGIIGTAIAMLLMNSLIRHISAVYASSVTYIIPIFAIFWGILDGENISILHLVCMSLILLGVYLINKK, from the coding sequence ATGTACTGGAAAAAACCTTGGTTTCAACTCACTATCCTCATTCTTTTAGCCTTTGTTTGGGGAAGCTCTTTTATTCTAATGAAAATTGGCTTAAAAAGCTTTAGCAGCGAACAAGCAGCCGGAATTCGTATACTGCTTGCATCGCTTGTTCTACTACCCTATTCCATTAAAAATTTAAAATTTCTACAGAGAAAAGATATACCCGGACTTTTAATAGCTGGATTTATCGGAAGTTTTATACCTGCATTTTTATTTACCAAAGCACAAACTCAGATCGATAGTGCTCTAGCTGGCATGCTAAACTCTTTAACTCCTTTATTTACAATGCTGATAGGAGTTTTATTTTTTAAAACTAAATTTAAATGGCTGCAGTCAGCAGGCTTACTAGTTGGTTTAATTGGTGCTCTTGGTCTGATAAGCTCTGGAAAAGAACTAAACACAAGCAATATTAACAATTACGCACTACTTATTGTTTTGGCAACAACTTTTTATGGAATTAATATCAATACCATAAAAGCAAAATTATCACATTTATCAGGAGTACAAATCACCTCTCTGTCCTTTTTCTTTACAGGTCCGGCAGCACTTATTTATTTAATAACAACAGACTTTCAACCTGTTTTTGCAGTATCAAATTGGCCGATTCATTTTCTTGCCTTAGCAGCTCTAGGAATAATTGGTACAGCCATAGCAATGTTGTTAATGAACAGCTTAATCAGGCATATTTCGGCTGTTTATGCCTCTTCTGTAACTTATATTATACCAATATTTGCCATTTTCTGGGGAATTCTGGATGGTGAAAACATAAGCATTTTACATTTGGTTTGCATGTCGCTTATTTTGTTGGGCGTTTATTTGATCAACAAAAAATAG
- a CDS encoding TlpA disulfide reductase family protein, which produces MKKLLIAASAIALFFSSCNTGGNYTLKGNISGEAEGKVYLSKVQDNKLVKIDSTVLSEGAFEFVGTVDSPDRYFIQLEGNRAAIQFFIENSDITIDADIQNLKDAKVTGSAEHDVLLAYNESQKVFQEKNEALYKEYQLAVKDNNKVAIDSIRGVAMKMEEEKGAATKEFIAANSNSVVAAFLSVRMISGMEVTEMEEVFNVLGEDAKTSTYGVMIKEKIDVMKKVAVGQAAPDFTLNTPEGTPFSLSSLKGKVVVVDFWASWCGPCRAENPHMVQLYKEIHEQGVEFLGVSLDKDKDKWLKAIEDDGLVWKHVSDLKYWNSEAAKMYGISGIPATVLIDQNGVIVAKNLRSAELRTKIGELLK; this is translated from the coding sequence ATGAAAAAACTATTAATTGCGGCATCTGCGATAGCTTTGTTTTTTTCTTCTTGCAATACAGGAGGAAATTATACTCTTAAAGGTAATATTTCGGGAGAAGCTGAGGGTAAAGTTTATTTATCTAAAGTACAGGATAATAAGCTAGTTAAAATTGACTCAACAGTTTTATCTGAAGGAGCTTTTGAGTTTGTAGGTACGGTTGATTCTCCTGATCGTTATTTTATACAATTAGAAGGAAATAGAGCTGCTATTCAGTTTTTTATTGAAAACTCTGATATTACTATTGATGCTGATATTCAAAATTTAAAAGATGCAAAGGTAACAGGTTCTGCTGAACATGATGTTTTACTTGCATATAATGAATCTCAAAAAGTATTTCAGGAAAAAAATGAGGCTCTTTATAAAGAATATCAGCTTGCTGTAAAAGATAATAACAAAGTGGCTATCGACTCTATTCGTGGTGTAGCCATGAAAATGGAAGAAGAAAAGGGAGCTGCAACTAAAGAGTTTATTGCAGCCAATTCTAATTCTGTTGTTGCTGCTTTCTTATCTGTTCGCATGATTTCAGGAATGGAAGTGACAGAAATGGAAGAAGTATTTAATGTTCTTGGTGAAGATGCAAAAACTTCTACTTATGGAGTTATGATTAAAGAAAAAATTGATGTAATGAAAAAAGTTGCCGTTGGACAAGCTGCTCCTGATTTTACATTAAATACTCCGGAAGGTACTCCTTTTAGCTTATCATCTTTAAAAGGTAAAGTTGTGGTTGTTGATTTTTGGGCATCTTGGTGTGGTCCTTGCAGAGCCGAAAATCCTCACATGGTTCAGTTATACAAAGAAATTCACGAACAAGGAGTTGAGTTTTTAGGTGTATCTCTTGATAAAGATAAAGACAAGTGGTTAAAGGCAATTGAAGATGATGGATTGGTTTGGAAGCATGTTTCAGATTTGAAGTATTGGAATTCCGAAGCAGCTAAAATGTATGGTATTAGTGGTATTCCTGCAACTGTTTTAATTGACCAGAATGGAGTAATTGTTGCGAAGAACTTAAGAAGTGCTGAATTAAGAACAAAAATAGGAGAATTACTTAAATAG
- a CDS encoding DEAD/DEAH box helicase — MFLKKLDQHLLEALEDIGFESPTKVQKSSISKIKSGADLIVRADEKSGKSSTIAISVIQQLKSEFEDVPRAIVVVASREKAIEMKEQFLELGKNTDLRVFSEGDAGNLLDLRDKVYAGSDVVIATAKKFNELYSNSGINLNRLKMFIVDDAEMIMRDQILSEINRLSPYIPKSQRIVFCSKITKQMGNFSEEYMNFPAILDIT; from the coding sequence ATGTTCTTAAAAAAATTAGATCAGCATTTACTGGAAGCACTTGAAGATATTGGCTTCGAATCTCCTACCAAAGTTCAAAAATCGAGTATCTCAAAAATTAAAAGCGGTGCCGACTTAATTGTACGAGCTGATGAAAAAAGCGGAAAATCGAGCACCATTGCAATTAGTGTAATCCAACAACTTAAATCGGAATTTGAAGATGTTCCAAGAGCAATTGTTGTGGTGGCTAGCCGAGAAAAAGCAATTGAGATGAAAGAGCAGTTTCTTGAGTTAGGGAAAAATACCGACTTACGTGTTTTTAGCGAAGGAGATGCTGGCAACTTGCTAGATTTACGCGATAAAGTTTATGCTGGCTCGGATGTAGTAATCGCCACGGCCAAAAAATTTAACGAGCTCTATTCAAACAGCGGAATCAACTTAAATAGATTAAAGATGTTTATTGTTGATGATGCAGAAATGATTATGCGTGATCAAATACTATCAGAAATTAATCGCTTATCTCCATACATTCCCAAATCGCAAAGAATTGTTTTTTGTAGTAAAATCACTAAACAAATGGGTAATTTCAGTGAAGAATACATGAATTTCCCTGCAATTCTTGATATTACATAA
- a CDS encoding metal ABC transporter permease: MNELLELFNYQFFLKAIAAALLASISCGIIGSYIVARRIVFISGGITHASFGGIGIAWFLGLNPILGAVVFGVMSALGIEWLSKKTDVRQDSVIGILWAFGMALGIIFIFMTPGYAPNLMSFLFGNILTVGALDLYLLLAFCILTILIFLLLFKAILFVSFDEKFAKTQNTPVHFLNYLMIALVALAIVLNIRVVGIILVISFLTIPQTIANMFTHDFKKMIFGSIGFGILGSFIGLLVAYRINAPSGATIIFSFVILFVIAKLLQLLVIASKRKKHTKQNLLTE, encoded by the coding sequence ATGAATGAATTATTAGAATTATTTAATTATCAGTTTTTTTTAAAAGCTATTGCAGCAGCTTTATTGGCTAGTATTTCCTGTGGAATTATAGGTTCTTACATTGTTGCCCGAAGAATTGTATTTATTAGTGGAGGTATTACGCATGCTTCTTTTGGCGGAATTGGAATTGCTTGGTTTTTAGGATTAAATCCGATTTTGGGAGCTGTGGTTTTCGGAGTTATGTCGGCATTGGGAATCGAATGGTTATCGAAAAAAACAGATGTTAGACAAGACTCGGTAATTGGTATTTTATGGGCATTTGGAATGGCTTTGGGAATTATATTTATTTTTATGACTCCTGGTTATGCCCCCAATTTAATGAGTTTTCTCTTTGGTAATATTTTAACTGTTGGAGCTTTAGATTTATACTTATTATTAGCATTTTGTATTCTTACAATTCTAATATTTTTGCTTTTATTTAAAGCGATTTTATTTGTTTCTTTCGACGAAAAGTTTGCAAAAACACAGAATACACCAGTTCATTTTTTAAATTATTTAATGATTGCTTTAGTAGCTCTGGCAATTGTTTTAAATATACGAGTAGTTGGAATAATTCTGGTAATTTCGTTTTTAACCATACCGCAAACTATTGCCAATATGTTTACTCATGATTTTAAGAAAATGATATTTGGATCGATTGGTTTTGGTATTTTAGGTTCTTTTATAGGCTTACTGGTAGCGTATAGAATAAATGCACCATCGGGAGCAACAATTATATTTTCGTTTGTAATTTTATTTGTAATCGCAAAATTATTGCAGCTCCTTGTAATTGCATCAAAAAGGAAAAAACATACAAAACAAAATTTATTAACAGAATAA
- a CDS encoding FAD-dependent oxidoreductase: MTYDLIVVGSGPGGYVAAIRASQLGMKVAVVERSELGGICLNWGCIPTKSLLKSAQVFESMKHASDYGLVVDGEVKPDFEKVVARSRGVAEKMSGGIQYLFKKNKIEVINGLGKLAGNKSIEVTAEDGSKSTYEAKHIILATGARSRELPNLPQDGKRIIGYRKALTLPKLPKSMIVVGSGAIGSEFAYFYSTMEQK; this comes from the coding sequence ATGACTTACGATTTAATAGTAGTAGGAAGTGGTCCGGGTGGATATGTTGCTGCCATTCGTGCTTCACAATTAGGAATGAAAGTAGCAGTAGTCGAACGCTCAGAATTAGGAGGTATTTGCTTAAACTGGGGATGTATTCCAACTAAATCTTTATTGAAATCGGCTCAGGTTTTCGAAAGCATGAAGCATGCCAGCGATTATGGTCTTGTAGTTGATGGAGAGGTAAAACCAGATTTTGAAAAAGTGGTGGCACGAAGTAGAGGTGTTGCTGAAAAAATGAGTGGAGGTATTCAATATTTATTTAAAAAAAATAAAATTGAGGTAATTAATGGTTTAGGTAAGTTGGCCGGAAATAAATCGATCGAGGTTACTGCTGAAGATGGATCTAAATCAACTTACGAAGCAAAGCATATTATTTTGGCAACTGGAGCTCGTTCTCGCGAATTGCCAAATCTACCTCAGGATGGAAAAAGAATTATTGGTTATAGAAAAGCTCTAACTCTGCCAAAACTTCCTAAATCGATGATCGTAGTTGGTTCGGGAGCTATTGGCTCAGAGTTCGCATATTTTTATTCCACCATGGAACAAAAGTAA
- a CDS encoding FAD-dependent oxidoreductase, translating to MPNILPVEDEEVSKQMGRSFKKSKVKVMTNSTVESVEGEEGNLKVNIKNKKGEMEVHECEIVLSAVGITPNTEGIGLEEHGVVTDKGRIVVDDYYQTNVEGVYAIGDIVKGPALAHVASAEGICCVEKIAGMNVEPIDYTTIPGCTYTTPEVASMGMTEKAAKEAGHEVKIGKFPFSASGKASAAGANEGFVKLIFDAKYGELLGAHMIGANVTEMIAELVTARKLETTGHELIKAIHPHPTMSEAVMEAAAAAYDEVIHI from the coding sequence ATGCCAAATATTCTTCCAGTCGAGGATGAGGAAGTTTCCAAGCAAATGGGACGCTCGTTTAAGAAAAGTAAAGTGAAGGTAATGACTAATTCTACTGTAGAATCGGTAGAAGGCGAGGAAGGTAATCTTAAGGTTAATATCAAGAATAAAAAGGGCGAAATGGAAGTTCACGAATGTGAAATTGTACTTTCTGCCGTTGGAATTACCCCTAATACCGAAGGAATAGGCTTGGAAGAACATGGTGTTGTAACAGATAAAGGACGTATTGTAGTTGATGATTACTACCAAACTAATGTAGAAGGAGTTTATGCAATTGGCGATATTGTGAAAGGTCCTGCATTGGCTCACGTAGCTTCGGCCGAAGGTATTTGCTGTGTTGAAAAAATTGCCGGAATGAATGTTGAGCCTATTGATTATACAACAATTCCGGGTTGTACCTATACAACTCCAGAGGTTGCTTCTATGGGAATGACAGAGAAAGCTGCGAAAGAAGCCGGGCACGAAGTTAAGATTGGTAAATTTCCTTTCTCTGCTTCTGGAAAAGCAAGTGCTGCTGGTGCAAATGAAGGTTTTGTGAAGTTGATTTTTGATGCGAAATATGGAGAGTTGCTTGGTGCACACATGATTGGCGCTAATGTAACAGAAATGATTGCTGAATTGGTTACTGCCCGTAAGCTGGAAACTACAGGACATGAGTTAATAAAGGCTATTCATCCGCATCCTACCATGTCCGAAGCAGTTATGGAAGCTGCCGCGGCTGCTTATGATGAGGTGATTCATATTTAA